From Echinicola jeungdonensis, the proteins below share one genomic window:
- a CDS encoding SDR family oxidoreductase yields MELKGKTAIVTGVSRGIGYEVVLQLLDKGVNVVGWGRNRPDLDHPAFYFVSCNIASESSVQEAYQNTKELVGEDIRILVNNAGYGVAGPFEEMDSSDWKGMFDTNVHGIFYASQKVIPNMKKKGEGHIINVCSLAGINGVVNFAGYCGTKHAVKGISHSLYLELRDYGIKVSTIYPGSVQTQFFDDIEGMEANENMMLPEDVATTIVQNLETPPNYFVADVECRPLRPKRNK; encoded by the coding sequence ATGGAATTAAAAGGAAAAACAGCTATTGTGACCGGAGTAAGCCGGGGTATTGGATATGAAGTAGTCCTTCAACTTTTGGATAAAGGGGTAAATGTGGTAGGCTGGGGGCGAAACCGGCCAGACCTGGATCACCCGGCTTTTTATTTTGTTTCCTGTAATATTGCAAGTGAATCTTCAGTCCAGGAGGCTTATCAAAATACCAAAGAATTGGTGGGGGAGGATATTCGGATATTGGTAAACAATGCCGGGTATGGAGTAGCAGGACCTTTTGAAGAGATGGATTCTTCCGATTGGAAAGGCATGTTTGATACCAACGTTCATGGAATATTTTATGCCAGCCAAAAAGTAATTCCCAATATGAAAAAGAAGGGAGAGGGGCATATTATCAATGTTTGCTCTCTTGCAGGAATAAATGGAGTGGTTAACTTTGCTGGCTATTGTGGAACCAAACATGCTGTTAAGGGAATTTCCCATTCTCTCTATTTGGAGCTGAGGGATTATGGCATCAAGGTAAGCACCATCTACCCGGGGTCAGTCCAAACCCAGTTTTTCGATGACATTGAAGGGATGGAAGCAAATGAAAATATGATGTTGCCCGAGGATGTGGCTACTACCATAGTTCAGAATTTGGAGACTCCTCCCAACTATTTTGTTGCCGATGTGGAATGCAGACCCCTTCGACCAAAAAGAAATAAGTAA
- a CDS encoding amidohydrolase gives MKKILSPLFFCFCYSTFAQSFLKPKIDREAKELETQVIEWRRDIHENPELGNQETRTAQLIADHLRILGMDVKENVAVTGVVGLLKGGKPGPVVALRADMDALPVKERNELPFKSTKTTIYNGQEVGVMHACGHDTHVAILMGVAEILAGMKDELAGSVKFIFQPAEEGIFEEGIESWGAEQMVEQGVMEGVDAIFGLHINSQTEVGKIKYRPGPAMAAVDNLKIIVNGRQAHGAYPWSSVDPIVTSSQIINSLQTIVSRNVNITQNPAIVTIGSIHGGVRQNIIPEKVEMLGTIRTYGEKQQELVHKRVKAIAEKIGESAGARVEVLIEKIYPATINHPELTEKMLNTLKYTVGEESLIHHDPVTGAEDFSFFQREVPGLYVFLGGMPKGQDPDQAPAHHTPDFFIDESSLEIGVRALSHLTVDYLGME, from the coding sequence ATGAAGAAAATTCTGTCCCCCCTTTTTTTCTGTTTTTGTTATTCCACCTTTGCCCAATCATTTTTAAAACCAAAAATTGACAGAGAGGCCAAAGAACTGGAAACCCAGGTTATTGAATGGAGAAGGGACATTCACGAAAATCCCGAATTGGGAAACCAGGAAACCAGGACAGCTCAATTGATTGCTGATCACCTCAGAATTTTGGGAATGGATGTAAAGGAAAATGTAGCAGTTACAGGCGTGGTTGGTTTGCTCAAAGGAGGGAAACCTGGTCCCGTTGTAGCGCTGCGGGCAGATATGGATGCACTTCCTGTTAAAGAAAGAAACGAACTTCCTTTTAAATCCACCAAAACCACCATTTATAATGGCCAGGAAGTAGGAGTCATGCATGCTTGTGGCCATGACACCCATGTTGCCATCCTTATGGGTGTTGCTGAAATTTTAGCTGGGATGAAAGATGAATTAGCAGGGTCGGTAAAATTTATTTTTCAGCCGGCTGAGGAAGGTATTTTTGAGGAGGGTATTGAAAGCTGGGGAGCAGAACAGATGGTGGAACAAGGAGTAATGGAGGGAGTAGATGCCATATTTGGTTTACATATCAATTCCCAAACCGAAGTCGGTAAAATCAAATACCGACCGGGTCCAGCCATGGCTGCTGTGGACAATCTAAAAATCATTGTTAATGGACGCCAGGCCCATGGGGCCTATCCCTGGTCTTCTGTAGATCCTATCGTAACTTCATCTCAGATCATCAATTCTCTTCAAACTATTGTAAGCAGGAATGTCAATATCACCCAAAATCCAGCCATAGTAACCATTGGAAGCATCCATGGGGGCGTTAGGCAAAATATTATTCCCGAAAAAGTGGAAATGTTAGGAACAATTAGAACTTATGGGGAAAAGCAACAGGAATTGGTGCACAAAAGAGTAAAGGCAATTGCCGAAAAAATAGGAGAAAGTGCTGGAGCCAGGGTAGAGGTTCTAATAGAAAAAATTTATCCTGCTACTATCAATCATCCGGAATTGACTGAAAAAATGTTAAACACCCTTAAGTATACCGTGGGGGAGGAAAGCCTGATTCACCATGACCCGGTAACTGGGGCAGAAGACTTCAGCTTTTTTCAAAGAGAAGTGCCGGGGCTTTATGTTTTTTTGGGAGGGATGCCCAAAGGACAGGATCCTGATCAAGCCCCTGCCCACCATACTCCAGATTTTTTTATTGATGAAAGCAGCCTTGAGATTGGAGTCAGGGCATTGAGCCACCTTACCGTTGATTATTTGGGAATGGAATAA
- a CDS encoding FAD-binding oxidoreductase, whose protein sequence is MANYRLKIIDKAPVTHDVNRYRLEKPRGFTFEPGQATEVSLLKAGWEAEKRPFTFTCLPSDNYLEFIIKSYNGHEGVTKRLGEAKVGDELEIGDPWGTISFKGEGVFIAGGAGITPFIAILRFLRKKNRLGTSQLIFANKTNDDIILYEELKAILGSKFDNIISDQKDTAYDKGLIDKGYLKSKIHHFNDQHFYVCGPNGFMKAVMGNLKELGASPDALVFEK, encoded by the coding sequence ATGGCAAATTACAGACTTAAAATCATAGACAAAGCACCGGTGACCCATGATGTCAACCGGTATAGGTTGGAAAAGCCCCGTGGTTTTACTTTTGAACCTGGACAGGCCACGGAGGTGAGTTTGCTCAAAGCAGGTTGGGAGGCAGAAAAAAGACCATTTACTTTTACATGCTTACCTTCAGATAATTATTTAGAGTTTATTATCAAATCGTATAACGGTCATGAGGGAGTGACCAAAAGATTGGGAGAAGCTAAAGTTGGAGATGAACTGGAAATCGGTGACCCCTGGGGAACCATTTCTTTCAAAGGAGAGGGTGTTTTTATTGCAGGGGGAGCTGGTATTACTCCTTTTATTGCTATTTTAAGGTTTTTGAGGAAAAAGAACCGGTTAGGTACTAGCCAGTTGATTTTTGCTAATAAAACCAATGATGATATCATTTTATATGAAGAACTCAAGGCTATTTTGGGAAGCAAGTTTGATAATATTATTTCCGATCAAAAAGACACAGCCTATGATAAAGGCCTAATCGATAAGGGCTACCTTAAATCCAAAATCCATCACTTTAACGATCAACATTTCTACGTTTGTGGCCCCAATGGATTTATGAAAGCTGTTATGGGGAATTTGAAGGAGCTTGGGGCTTCTCCTGATGCCCTGGTTTTTGAAAAATAA
- a CDS encoding purine-nucleoside phosphorylase has translation MRNEPVVPYAKKIQEAVHHIKDNYSGKPEIGIVLGTGLGQLIDHIKINCQINYGDIPFFPLSTVETHSGQLIFGEMCGKTVVAMKGRFHYYEGYDMKEVTFPIRVLKELGIEKLIVSNAAGGLDPDFKVGDIMVIKDHIDLFPENPLRGQNLDGFGVRFPDMSEPYDQKLIQKAKEISLEKNVKLREGVYAGVQGPNLETKAEYRYLRTIGADAVGMSTVPEVIVARHMELPVFAISAITDLCSPGKVTKISIQEVIAAASIAEPKMTKIIEAMLKEL, from the coding sequence ATGAGAAATGAACCTGTAGTTCCTTATGCAAAAAAAATTCAAGAGGCCGTTCACCATATTAAAGACAATTATTCTGGAAAGCCTGAAATTGGGATAGTATTAGGAACAGGATTGGGGCAATTGATAGATCATATTAAAATTAATTGCCAGATCAATTATGGCGATATCCCATTTTTTCCCCTTTCCACGGTAGAAACCCATAGCGGGCAATTAATATTTGGGGAAATGTGTGGGAAAACTGTCGTCGCCATGAAGGGGAGGTTCCATTACTATGAGGGCTATGACATGAAGGAAGTAACTTTTCCCATCCGGGTGCTGAAAGAATTGGGAATAGAAAAACTTATTGTATCCAATGCAGCTGGAGGGTTGGACCCTGATTTTAAGGTGGGGGATATTATGGTAATAAAGGACCATATTGATCTTTTTCCCGAAAATCCTTTACGTGGGCAAAATCTGGATGGTTTTGGAGTAAGATTTCCAGATATGAGTGAGCCATATGATCAAAAATTAATACAAAAGGCAAAAGAAATTTCTCTGGAAAAAAATGTAAAACTTAGAGAAGGGGTTTATGCAGGTGTCCAAGGACCAAACTTGGAAACAAAAGCTGAATACCGGTACCTTAGGACTATTGGTGCAGATGCCGTTGGGATGAGTACCGTACCCGAAGTAATTGTGGCCAGACATATGGAATTGCCGGTATTTGCCATATCTGCTATTACAGACCTTTGCTCCCCTGGAAAGGTAACGAAAATTTCCATTCAGGAGGTAATAGCAGCGGCCAGTATCGCAGAGCCAAAAATGACCAAGATAATAGAAGCCATGCTGAAAGAACTGTAA